The sequence below is a genomic window from Excalfactoria chinensis isolate bCotChi1 chromosome 17, bCotChi1.hap2, whole genome shotgun sequence.
CAACATTGAGATGCACGGCCAATTCCAACCCTTCCCTGGGAAGAAGGACTGTGGGCACCCCTAAGGGCGGCTCAGGACTTTGTGCCAGACATGGAAAGCCCTGTCAGGGCTTGTGCAGCATGCAGCTCATCCTGCACCACTGTGACCCCCGAGGGCCCCAGGAAACCCAGAGGAGGGGCTCATACTGTCCCCACTGATTGATAGCAGTAGGTCTGAAAAGCAAAGTGCCATCCCAGGGGTCTTGTCTCCAAGACCAAAGTGTTGGTGCTAATGAGATGGTCCCATTAAGCAGGGGTGGAATGTGTTCCCAGGGAAAGATAACTCCTTACAGTGCTGCTGAATGACATaattccttcttctctttctttccctgtgtgcatgtatatatgtgcatgtCTTTATGGGGAACACTGCTAGGACAATGATAAAATGCGAATCCAAGCTCTAAAGAAAGCTGGCAAAGAAAGGGAGATGAAGATACAAAAGGAGAATGAGCTGCTGACAGCTAAGGAGGAATTGAAAGACCTGAAAAACAAGCACCAGGAACTCAGTGTCAGGGTGCAGAATTACTCCATCTTTGGAACATACCTGGAGGATGTGGTGAAGGTCTCACAGGTGAGTGTGGGAGGCAGTTCGTGGCCACAGGGAGGGCCTTACATGGGCATTaagcatggagaagaaaagatacATCCAGGAAAATCATAGCATTTGGTCAAGCCCAGAGACCTCAGATGGGGTGGAAAGAGGTTCCCTGCAAGCAGGGTGAACCAAGGGGACCAGAGTTAAAGGAAGAGAACCAGAAAAGGAGGGGAAGGCTTGGGTAAACTAAAGGAAAACTATTTAGAAGGGGTAAAGGCACAGAGATGAGTGGAATGGGGAACACTTTGAGTCACTGTTTCGTGTCACATTGATGGTGTGGGAGGAGTGTTGTCTAGGGATGGGAACCCAAGCTGTATCCTTTCAGGGAAGCCTGGGCATCATTCCATGCATCACTCATTCTCCTGGGATGCCAGCTGGCCCCCTCCCAGGTCCAGGTAGATCAGTGCAGGCAGTTGcgtttgtgctttgttttattggAGTGCTGCTCCTTTGGAGAAGAGGTGTGATGTCTCACCTTGCTTATGGCACCTCTGGGAACAGCCCAACTGGAAAttaccagggatggggcattgCTCACAACCCAACTTGGCTGGCAGCCCATCAACAAGGGAAGACATTCCAGCTGGGGCAGGTGCTGCACCTCACGAACAGTGCAAGACTTTCCATTGTAATGGGGGGGTGGGATTACTaaccctgctgtgctgcagtttgaGGAGATCCAGGCAATCATGTGGCGCTACAAGATGCTGGTGAGGATGCGCAAAGCCCTGCTGCAAGCAGAACGTGGGATCAGGGAGGCGAAACAGCAAGCCGAGGAACTCAGCCAGTGTGCTAAAGATGAGAGCCTGCAGTACAAGGATGACCTGGATCAGCTTGAGCTGCGTTATCAGCAGGCTCAAAGGGATCTTCTCACCTGGGTGAGGAAAGATGGGACAGGCAGGGGAAGATCTCCCAGGCCTGGAATGAGTTGAGTCCCATCAGGCAAAGCTGGAGAGTGGGAGGGTAGCAGTGGGATTCCCAGCTCCCAGAGAGCACAAATGTGGTGAGACCCATCAGAGCGAGGGCTGCAGGAGCCAGCAGAGAGATGGGGAATCTTCTGGGGATAACAAACAAGTGTGGTGGTATCTGGATCAGCTTATATCACACCAAGCTGGACCACCTCCAGCAAGCATGTGGTCTTCACAGCAAAACAGACGACCGTAGAAATTAGGGTCTCCAGATCAGGATCTCCAGTGCTGAAGCAGCATCTTTGCTGGGTCTTGTTCACATGCTGCCTGTCTCCTCTCAGGAGTCTCGCTGGGCTGACATGCAGAAAACAGCTGCCAAGAAAACCCAGGAGCTGGGGGCCATCAAGATGGCCATCCTCGGCCTCTTCCAGCACGTGAGCGAGCAGATGAAAACAAGCCTGAATGTGCCAGTGGATGACAGCTACACACAGCTGAATGTGGTAGGGAAGCCAGACCCCTTCTCTGTGCCCAGATAGAGGAGCAGTAATGACCCTCAGCTGCCCAAAGGGGGGGGAGAGTCCAGGGAAAGCAAGATGCCCAGCAGATACCTATGTTTTCACCTGTGCCCTCTCTTGGACAGAAGACACCAGGAAAACCTGGGTGTGGGTCCTTGCTGTAGGGTGACAAGGGGTGGGAGCCTGGAAGGGCAGGCCAGGATGTGCAGGTCAACCCATTGCCAAGGTGTGGATCCATTTACTCCTGCCCTGAACTCAGACTTGACTGTTTAAGACCATTCTGGTGATGTAGATCCACCAAGGTTTTATCCTCCAGTTTGATCGGTGACATTTGTCTTCCTAAAGGGCCAATAAGCTCCCCCCTGCCTCATGCTCCCATCGCTACTGCAAGACACCTtacccagcactgagctctacCACCTCTCTTTCCTACCTTAGATTCAGCAGTTTATCCAAGACCTCATGGACATCTTAATGGAGGTGAAAAGAAAGAGCATACAGTGCCGATAGCAAACAGCTATGCCTATGGGACTGTGAGGAAGATGCCAACTTGACCTGGTCTGCCAGCAAAGACTCAGCAGGGTGGGAAGAGTGAGAGGATAGAGCCCTACAGGTGTTGTAGACTTTACTATAGGTTACGTCAGTGAAGTTTCATACCTTTCTCACCCTTCCCTCCTGAACTGTCAGTGACACCTTCTCACACTATTAAAAACAGTATGTTTTAAGATGTATCCATTTCTTGGGGTGGTTGGAACCAATGTTGACAGGTGAAGGATGAACCAAGTGAATGAATTGCAGCGAGCATTTGCTTGTTCAGTGTGTGTCCTAATGTGATGAATACAGAACCAGGGGACTACTTTCACACGGTGGATTTCAggccacacagcagcagaacgTTGCCCtgtgcagcatctcagtgccaatgcaaatgtggaagaaaacacaacagtgaAAAACTCAGTTGCAGAGACAAGGGCAGTAATTGCTGCTGTATGTGAAAAAAGAGctcatttctttccaaaacctTGACACGTTAATGCTGTGTGGGCCAAGACAGTCCCTGTGTTCTTCTGAATAGATCACCAGAGCAGTGGGAGGTGAGTGGCATTCTGCATTCCAGCTGGCAAGGGAAAGTAAAAGATGTTGCAACTTTATGCAGCCACCGTGTGCCCACACTTTAATGATTTCATTATGTTCCTTCTGTAGAATGGGGATTGTGACTGTCAAGGAGGAGCAAGAGTGGGCTGTGCCTCAAGGGGAGCAAGGCAGGCAGGAGGACAGCCTCACTTGTAGGTGGGTGCCCCGTGGTGTGCCAGCAATAGCAGGAGAGGTTCGAGGCTGAGGTCCGGTGATAGCCAGGCTATCTGCAGTTGTGAGGTCCAAGATCAAGGCAGAAAGTCCAGCTGTCAAATCAAGATGAAAATCAGCTATGAATGAGGCCATGCACTGGCTTTCCTGCAAGGCAAAGACCAAAACCCCCAAGCTGAGTCTCATGGGTCTCTGCTGGAAACTCCTTGGGCAGCAGCTTTCCATGTCAGGGCAGGATCTGTGAGCCATTCCCATTGGGGAATGGCTTCCCATCTTGCACTGGCTTGCATCCTGGCCTCCCTTGTTCTTTGGTGAGACCAAACACTGGCAGcaaaagggagagggaaaaacGAACAGGAGAGGGTGCATCTCGGTGAGGTCCTCAGGGGTATCAGATGTTGGTAAATGTCTTGTAGAGGCACTGGTGACGATCGCAAACGCTGCTGGAAAAGTCAACTCATGACTCATCCTGGCAGAGATGAGGTTGTGTGTTTGCGTCCTTGCATCTCCTCTCTGCAGGGATATATCCAGAGTGACCAGGAGCATTTATACCCACCCTGAGAGGTGACTCAGCTGTCCTCTCTTCTCCCACCCGTGGTCATGGAGTCATTCCCAGAGCACTTTAGGCTTTGGCATGAGCAGGTGGGGGGACGGAGCTGAGCCTAATGCCAACCAAACTGTAAGGACAGGGGATGTGACACGGGAGGTGTCCCAGGTGGGAAGGTGTGATGGCAAGGTGTTTCCCTGAGCATCACAatgactgcagtgctgcctaCTGGCCCCATCCGCCTTGTTATGGTGGGTGAAGCAAAAGCAATGTGACTCACACTGCTGTgggaaatggaagcagaaacTAAGATTACCTGATCAGGTGCCAGGGTTTAAGCACAGTGATGTTGCATAGAACCaactgtttgtgtgtgtgtgtgtgcgtgctaATAGtcttttccttgcagaattgcagggtttgggtttgtttgcaTTGTGCTGTTTGATTTTGATTGTCGgggtgttggtttgtttttgttttcttttctttttgggttttttttttgatattttttgagatttctttctcttggcaCAGGAATGATTTAAGCGCTGGTTAAATCCACAGACTGTTGATAGAAAATCCCCATCACGTTGAAATGTTGTCACTGGTTTAATCTGGACTCTGTTCACATTTCCTCTGGAGCAGCCCACTGTTCCATCCGTGTGGGCAGGAGCTGGAAATAAAGATCCCCACTGCTCAGGTCCTACCACTGATAGCGGTATTTCCATGGAAGGATTTGTGCCCCATAGCGGCCAGGTGTGCCTGGTGTCACTGCACACCCAAGTGATGGGACAGGCTCTGGTCCAGAGGTGTGGAGGGTCATCCTATGCTTTTCTCTCTTAGGTGCTCTGCGAGGACCTAGGAGGACAATCCTATGCTAGCACCAACTGCTGTCCTCAGTAGTGACTTCAGAAAACATTGCTGGCTTGTTAACCCTATAATTAGCACTTACCCAGGACTTGGCATGCCAAACATCACTGGATGCCAGATGGCAGACATGATAGTCATTAGACCCAAATTAGAGCATTGTTTCTGAATATGTAGTTTCTATTCAAGAGAATAGAACTGCCTGGTTCCCCCTCAG
It includes:
- the CCDC42 gene encoding coiled-coil domain-containing protein 42 codes for the protein MATVDNEDLSDYFSMQYRQNLLPLLKKLKLTEEDSLSPFIRLQEKKKEAQEMQRVLEEKEEAFRVRMENITCRWKEFWAKEAEMKVHMKKSERTLKDNDKMRIQALKKAGKEREMKIQKENELLTAKEELKDLKNKHQELSVRVQNYSIFGTYLEDVVKVSQFEEIQAIMWRYKMLVRMRKALLQAERGIREAKQQAEELSQCAKDESLQYKDDLDQLELRYQQAQRDLLTWESRWADMQKTAAKKTQELGAIKMAILGLFQHVSEQMKTSLNVPVDDSYTQLNVIQQFIQDLMDILMEVKRKSIQCR